In the Leifsonia sp. 466MF genome, one interval contains:
- a CDS encoding carbohydrate ABC transporter permease: protein MSGVSVAGVETERRAPTTRGRRDRRRRDNQGRLAFWLLLPAAVAVFGVIVYPILRTLLISFFEVNSALATDTPFVGLQNYIDVLTAPGFWAAMGRTLYFTLVSTALELVLGLIVAGLLNAKLRARWLFRAVVIIPWAIPTIVNAAMWKGIFNAQYGALNAALTQLGIIDQYQAWLGDPTLALNMVIVADVWKTTPLVAFFLLAGLTSIPNELYEAAKMDRASWPRIFRTIVLPMLVPSISIVLVLRTVEAFKVFDIIYAMTRGGPVNGTQTVAYYAYTTAFSDQNFGVGAALSYIIVLVILVLTFVYLRMLRRSEMSLL from the coding sequence ATGAGCGGCGTGTCGGTCGCCGGAGTCGAGACGGAACGGCGCGCGCCCACCACGCGCGGGCGCCGCGACCGCCGCAGGCGCGACAACCAGGGGCGGCTCGCCTTCTGGTTGCTGCTGCCGGCCGCGGTCGCGGTGTTCGGGGTGATCGTCTACCCGATCCTCCGCACGCTCCTCATCTCGTTCTTCGAGGTGAACTCGGCCCTGGCGACCGACACCCCGTTCGTCGGTCTGCAGAACTACATCGACGTCCTCACCGCTCCCGGCTTCTGGGCGGCGATGGGGCGGACGCTGTACTTCACCCTCGTCTCCACGGCGCTGGAGCTCGTCCTCGGACTCATCGTCGCCGGCCTCCTCAACGCCAAGCTGCGGGCGCGGTGGCTCTTTCGGGCCGTGGTGATCATCCCCTGGGCGATCCCCACCATCGTCAACGCGGCGATGTGGAAGGGCATCTTCAACGCGCAGTACGGCGCGCTCAATGCGGCCCTCACGCAGCTGGGGATCATCGACCAGTACCAGGCCTGGCTCGGCGACCCGACGCTCGCCCTCAACATGGTGATCGTCGCGGACGTCTGGAAGACGACCCCGCTGGTGGCGTTCTTCCTGCTCGCCGGACTGACGTCCATCCCGAACGAGCTGTACGAGGCGGCGAAGATGGACCGCGCCAGCTGGCCGCGCATCTTCCGCACGATCGTGCTCCCGATGCTCGTGCCCTCCATCTCGATCGTGCTGGTGCTGCGCACGGTGGAGGCGTTCAAGGTCTTCGACATCATCTACGCGATGACGCGCGGCGGCCCGGTGAACGGTACGCAGACCGTCGCCTACTACGCCTACACGACGGCGTTCTCGGACCAGAACTTCGGCGTCGGAGCGGCGCTCTCGTACATCATCGTGCTGGTCATCCTGGTGCTGACCTTCGTCTACCTGCGCATGCTGCGCCGATCCGAGATGAGCCTGCTGTGA
- a CDS encoding carbohydrate ABC transporter permease: MKRATRNSILIHLAALVVAVVILLPFGWMVIASVTPQRILISTPLQWIPDTLDWSRYELIFRGGAESVGATFRAALANTTIVAVGTVAVSMIVGILGAYAFARLRFRFRQAVLILFLATYMLPQIALLIPLYLILNSLGLLDSVIGLIIVDCSLVVPFVLWILSNYFLTIPEELEEAARIDGASRLGALFRVVLPAARPGIFAAIMFAFLLAWDEFMYALIFTSSNAAKTLPVAISEFAGRYTTDFGLVAAGGILAALPPIVVALIFQRYVVSGMAAGAVKG; the protein is encoded by the coding sequence GTGAAACGCGCGACCCGCAACTCGATCCTCATCCACCTGGCCGCACTGGTCGTCGCCGTGGTGATCCTGCTGCCCTTCGGGTGGATGGTGATCGCCAGCGTCACGCCGCAGCGCATCCTCATCTCCACCCCACTGCAGTGGATCCCGGACACGCTCGACTGGAGCCGGTACGAGCTGATCTTCCGCGGCGGCGCCGAGAGCGTCGGCGCGACCTTCCGGGCGGCGCTGGCGAACACGACGATCGTCGCCGTCGGCACGGTCGCCGTGTCGATGATCGTCGGGATCCTGGGCGCGTACGCGTTCGCCCGGCTGCGGTTCCGCTTCCGGCAGGCGGTGCTCATCCTCTTCCTTGCGACGTACATGCTGCCGCAGATCGCGCTGCTGATCCCGCTGTACCTCATCCTGAACTCGCTCGGGCTGCTGGACTCGGTGATCGGGCTGATCATCGTGGACTGCTCGCTGGTGGTGCCTTTCGTGCTCTGGATCCTCAGCAACTACTTCCTGACCATCCCGGAGGAGCTGGAGGAGGCGGCGCGCATCGACGGCGCCTCCCGGTTGGGCGCCCTGTTCCGTGTGGTGCTTCCGGCCGCCCGACCGGGGATCTTCGCGGCCATCATGTTCGCGTTCCTGCTGGCCTGGGACGAGTTCATGTATGCGCTGATCTTCACCTCGTCGAACGCGGCGAAGACCCTGCCGGTGGCCATCAGCGAGTTCGCCGGCCGCTACACGACCGACTTCGGGCTGGTCGCGGCGGGCGGCATCCTCGCGGCGTTGCCGCCCATCGTCGTCGCCCTCATCTTCCAGCGGTACGTCGTCAGCGGCATGGCCGCCGGCGCCGTCAAGGGCTGA
- the mgrA gene encoding L-glyceraldehyde 3-phosphate reductase: MAYVANPSRYDDMIYRRTGRSGLDLPALSLGLWHNFGDDRPFETQRAIVRRAFDLGITHFDLANNYGPPYGAAEINFGRILSEDLRPYRDEIVVSSKAGWDMWPGPYGQGGGSRKYMLASLDQSLQRLALDYVDIFYSHRPDPSTPLEETMQALDTAVRSGKALYVGISSYGPEETRRAAEILRDLGTPLLIHQPSYSMLNRWIETEGLLDTVGELGVGVIGFTALAQGMLTGKYLNGIPEGSRASAGTSFDSDWLTDDAIARLRALNGIAERRGQTLAQLALAWALRDDRVTSLVIGASSVDQLEQNVAALGNLEFSPEELAEIDEHATDAGVDLWAGARRGEV, from the coding sequence ATGGCCTACGTTGCGAACCCCTCCCGCTATGACGACATGATCTACCGCCGCACCGGGCGCAGCGGACTCGACCTGCCCGCCCTGTCGCTCGGGCTGTGGCACAACTTCGGCGACGACCGCCCCTTCGAGACCCAGCGCGCCATCGTCCGCCGCGCCTTCGATCTGGGCATCACCCACTTCGACCTGGCCAACAACTACGGCCCGCCCTACGGCGCGGCCGAGATCAACTTCGGCCGCATCCTCTCGGAGGACCTCCGGCCGTACCGCGACGAGATCGTGGTGTCGAGCAAGGCCGGGTGGGACATGTGGCCCGGCCCGTACGGCCAGGGCGGCGGCAGCCGCAAGTACATGCTGGCGAGCCTCGACCAGTCGCTGCAGCGTCTCGCCCTCGACTACGTCGACATCTTCTACTCGCACCGGCCCGACCCGTCCACGCCGCTGGAGGAGACGATGCAGGCGCTGGACACCGCCGTCCGGTCGGGCAAGGCCCTCTACGTCGGCATCTCGTCGTACGGACCGGAGGAGACCCGCCGCGCCGCCGAGATCCTGCGCGACCTCGGCACTCCCCTGCTCATCCATCAGCCGTCGTACTCGATGCTGAACCGCTGGATCGAGACCGAGGGACTGCTCGACACCGTCGGCGAGCTGGGTGTCGGCGTCATCGGCTTCACCGCACTGGCACAGGGCATGCTGACGGGCAAGTACCTGAACGGCATCCCCGAGGGTTCGCGGGCGAGCGCGGGCACCTCCTTCGACTCCGACTGGCTCACCGACGACGCCATCGCTCGCCTGCGCGCGCTCAACGGGATCGCGGAGCGGCGCGGGCAGACCCTGGCGCAGCTGGCGCTCGCCTGGGCTCTGCGCGACGACCGCGTGACCTCGCTGGTGATCGGTGCCAGCAGCGTCGACCAGCTGGAGCAGAACGTCGCGGCCCTGGGCAACCTGGAGTTCTCGCCGGAGGAGCTTGCGGAGATCGACGAGCACGCCACCGACGCCGGCGTCGACCTGTGGGCGGGGGCGCGCCGCGGGGAGGTGTGA
- a CDS encoding SIS domain-containing protein: MEPTASFVDAMRAQPENLARARETVLRDLASAGLPRWEAGDSVAVVAMGASLNSSHALVAALAGAGHPAGGVVASDLADGLAVVRADHNIVVSESGRSPEPLAAARKLAAGTRIGISNFPDQPIRDEVDAVLGLGGFPDSPVYTSGFTATILAYALLLDHVGVREGAAEAERIPGRVADVLRDYAEAAETVGRVLAGAKTIDVVGRGASLTAAAELSLMVREGLRTPSAAFETFQYLHGPMEVLSDDDALVIFGDGREVSIPSSVLDAGVPVVLVTAADPATIPAAGHANLTVIPLPAGLGLFERAIVETVIAQLAIAAAIEHKPYPLEEFLYHQDDTKLPVR; encoded by the coding sequence ATGGAACCTACAGCCTCGTTCGTCGACGCCATGCGCGCTCAGCCCGAGAACCTCGCCCGCGCGCGGGAGACCGTCCTGCGCGACCTCGCGAGCGCCGGCCTCCCCCGCTGGGAGGCGGGCGACAGCGTCGCCGTCGTCGCCATGGGCGCGTCGCTCAACTCGTCTCACGCGCTCGTCGCCGCCCTCGCGGGCGCCGGGCACCCGGCGGGCGGCGTCGTCGCCTCCGACCTCGCCGACGGGCTCGCCGTGGTGCGCGCCGACCACAACATCGTCGTCTCCGAGTCTGGCCGCAGCCCCGAGCCCCTGGCGGCCGCCCGTAAACTCGCCGCCGGGACGCGGATCGGCATCAGCAACTTCCCCGATCAGCCAATCAGAGACGAGGTGGATGCGGTTCTCGGCCTGGGCGGGTTCCCCGACTCGCCGGTGTACACCAGCGGCTTCACGGCGACCATCCTGGCCTACGCCCTGCTCCTCGACCATGTCGGGGTGCGCGAGGGCGCGGCCGAGGCTGAGCGCATCCCGGGCCGGGTCGCCGACGTGCTGCGTGACTACGCCGAGGCGGCCGAGACGGTCGGGCGCGTGCTCGCCGGGGCGAAGACGATCGACGTCGTGGGGCGCGGCGCATCGCTGACCGCCGCCGCCGAGCTGTCGCTGATGGTCCGCGAGGGGCTCCGCACGCCGAGCGCCGCCTTCGAGACGTTCCAGTACCTGCACGGGCCGATGGAGGTGCTGTCGGACGACGACGCCCTCGTGATCTTCGGCGACGGCCGGGAGGTGAGCATCCCATCGTCGGTTCTCGATGCCGGGGTGCCCGTCGTGCTGGTGACGGCGGCCGATCCCGCGACGATCCCGGCCGCCGGGCACGCGAACCTCACGGTCATTCCGCTGCCCGCGGGCCTCGGGTTGTTCGAGCGCGCGATCGTCGAGACGGTGATCGCTCAGCTGGCGATCGCGGCCGCGATCGAGCACAAGCCGTACCCGCTGGAGGAGTTCCTGTACCACCAGGACGACACCAAGCTGCCGGTGCGGTGA
- a CDS encoding glycosyltransferase family 39 protein, which translates to MTVLVEPDLRAGLPLRAVRPWTIAVAAGLVATILCAAFSWVPSLWGDEAATLLSAKRPLGSLFGMLLHVDAVHGVYYLFMHGWIRLAGESAFAVRLPSALAVGAAVAAVTLLAGRRGGARAAVVAGVVACVLPRLTYAGEEARSYAFTAAAAAWLTLLLVWLVDGGGRRLAPGARRLAWLLYAVGTAAAAYLFLYSVTLLVAHAAILLFARAPRDTLRRWAVSAGAALLSVAPLAVVAYLERGQIAYLSGAPEEASTWYFFLWFGMPWVAVAAWPLIGLALWPAWRAWRLRTSGAALPLPPGPRAVSTRLVGATWLFLPTGAMLLVNLAFPMYTGRYSTFAAPAAALLVAEGIFVLGRTLGRDARRTVAMTASATIAFAVLCAPVYALQRGPYAKNDSDWAEVSAAMAANAGPGDAVVFDESAKPSQRPRLAMRTYPDGFRGLKDVTLHVPYDRNTWWADRAYSVDQAAKRGRFDGVERVWLIEVDVEGVEDTWGLGELESLGFAETGRRIETHRSAIIELTR; encoded by the coding sequence ATGACCGTCCTCGTCGAACCGGATCTCCGCGCCGGCCTGCCGCTGCGCGCGGTCCGGCCGTGGACGATCGCGGTCGCCGCAGGGCTCGTCGCGACCATCCTGTGCGCCGCGTTCAGCTGGGTGCCGTCGCTGTGGGGCGACGAGGCGGCCACGCTGCTCTCGGCGAAGCGCCCGCTCGGGAGCCTGTTCGGGATGCTGCTGCACGTGGATGCGGTGCACGGCGTCTACTACCTCTTCATGCACGGCTGGATCCGGTTGGCCGGCGAGAGCGCGTTCGCCGTGCGGTTGCCGAGCGCGCTCGCGGTCGGCGCCGCGGTCGCTGCGGTGACGCTGCTCGCCGGGCGCCGGGGCGGAGCGCGGGCCGCGGTGGTCGCCGGCGTCGTCGCCTGCGTGCTCCCGCGGCTCACCTACGCCGGCGAAGAGGCGCGCTCGTACGCGTTCACGGCCGCGGCGGCCGCCTGGCTCACCCTGCTGCTGGTGTGGCTGGTCGACGGCGGCGGTCGACGGCTCGCCCCCGGCGCCCGACGACTCGCGTGGCTGCTGTACGCGGTCGGAACGGCGGCCGCGGCGTACCTCTTCCTCTATTCGGTGACACTCCTCGTGGCGCACGCCGCCATCCTGCTGTTCGCCCGCGCACCGCGGGACACGCTACGGAGGTGGGCCGTCTCCGCCGGCGCCGCCCTGCTCTCCGTCGCACCGCTGGCGGTCGTCGCCTACCTCGAGCGCGGGCAGATCGCCTACCTCAGCGGCGCGCCGGAAGAGGCATCCACCTGGTACTTCTTCCTCTGGTTCGGAATGCCATGGGTGGCGGTGGCCGCGTGGCCGCTCATCGGGCTCGCCCTGTGGCCCGCCTGGCGCGCGTGGCGGCTGCGCACCTCCGGCGCCGCGCTCCCGCTCCCGCCCGGACCCCGCGCTGTGTCGACCCGGCTCGTCGGCGCGACCTGGCTCTTCCTGCCGACCGGCGCAATGCTGCTCGTGAACCTGGCGTTCCCGATGTACACCGGGCGCTACTCCACCTTCGCCGCACCCGCGGCCGCGCTCCTGGTGGCCGAGGGAATCTTCGTGCTCGGCCGGACGCTCGGGCGGGATGCGCGGCGGACGGTGGCGATGACGGCCAGCGCCACGATCGCGTTCGCGGTGCTGTGCGCGCCGGTCTACGCCCTCCAGCGCGGGCCGTACGCCAAGAACGACAGCGACTGGGCGGAGGTCAGTGCGGCGATGGCCGCGAACGCGGGGCCGGGCGACGCCGTCGTGTTCGACGAGTCGGCCAAGCCGTCCCAGCGCCCCCGCCTGGCGATGCGCACCTACCCGGACGGCTTCCGCGGCCTCAAGGATGTGACGCTCCACGTGCCGTACGACCGCAACACCTGGTGGGCGGACCGCGCCTACTCGGTGGACCAGGCGGCGAAGCGCGGCCGGTTCGACGGCGTCGAACGGGTGTGGCTGATCGAGGTGGACGTCGAAGGCGTCGAAGACACGTGGGGGCTGGGCGAGCTGGAGTCGCTCGGCTTCGCAGAGACCGGACGCCGGATCGAGACGCACCGGAGCGCGATCATCGAGCTGACCCGGTAG